The proteins below come from a single Hemibagrus wyckioides isolate EC202008001 linkage group LG22, SWU_Hwy_1.0, whole genome shotgun sequence genomic window:
- the LOC131343157 gene encoding polyubiquitin-like yields MELVIKDISGTTQHVNVLPNTTIGELKQNIAPHFGARASRLKLSASGQILDNDQKTVSQYGLSSGSTVMLLISMSPVSFQVFVKNPSGQIKTYDITDEETVDQLMMKIYQIEQTPVDQQRLIYNGQQLQCGRKLQDYDIGPESTIYTTLRLRGGRWVK; encoded by the coding sequence ATGGAGCTCGTCATCAAAGACATAAGTGGAACAACACAGCATGTGAATGTTCTGCCAAATACCACCATCGGTGAACTGAAGCAGAACATTGCCCCTCACTTTGGGGCAAGAGCCTCACGCCTGAAGCTTTCAGCCAGTGGTCAGATTCTGGATAATGACCAGAAGACTGTGAGCCAATACGGTCTGAGTTCAGGATCCACCGTGATGCTGCTGATCTCCATGAGCCCCGTTTCATTTCAGGTGTTTGTGAAGAATCCGAGTGGACAGATAAAGACATACGACATCACTGATGAAGAGACAGTTGATcagttgatgatgaagatctaCCAGATAGAACAAACACCAGTTGACCAGCAGCGGCTAATCTACAACGGTCAACAGCTCCAGTGTGGCAGGAAGCTGCAGGATTACGACATTGGTCCAGAAAGTACCATTTATACGACCCTCCGTCTGCGTGGAGGCCGATGGGTCAAATAA
- the LOC131343155 gene encoding uncharacterized protein LOC131343155, with protein MMELNIKVLSGETKTVHVNPGATIGQLKHKVAQIFNASPLRMKLSVTNGRVVQLDNDQMTVNHYGLSSGATVMLLISMTPVPLQVFVKNEKGQTKTYDITDEETVDQLKSKVRQKEGTPEDQQRLIFNGRQLDSGRKLQDYDIVSGSTIHMTLRLRGG; from the coding sequence ATGATGGAGCTCAACATTAAAGTCCTGAGCGGGGAAACGAAGACCGTGCACGTGAATCCAGGTGCTACAATCGGTCAACTCAAGCATAAAGTCGCCCAAATCTTTAATGCAAGTCCTCTACGGATGAAGCTTTCTGTCACCAATGGGCGAGTGGTGCAGCTGGACAATGACCAGATGACTGTGAACCATTATGGTCTGAGTTCAGGAGCCACCGTGATGCTGCTGATCTCCATGACTCCCGTGCCACTTCAGGTGTTCGTGAAGAATGAGAAGGGGCAGACGAAGACATATGACATTACTGATGAAGAAACCGTCGATCAGTTGAAGAGTAAGGTCCGCCAAAAAGAAGGAACACCAGAGGACCAGCAGCGGCTGATCTTCAATGGTAGACAGCTGGACTCTGGCAGGAAGCTGCAGGATTACGACATTGTTTCTGGAAGCACCATTCATATGACCCTCCGTCTGCGTGGAGGCTGA
- the LOC131343152 gene encoding uncharacterized protein LOC131343152 has protein sequence MMELNIKVLSGETKTVHVNPGATIGQLKHKVAQIFNASPLRMKLSVTNGRVVQLDNDQMTVNHYGLSSGATVMLLISMTPVPLQVFVKNEKGQTKTYDITDEETVDQLKRKVRQKEGTPEDQQRLIFNGRQLDSGRKLQDYDIVSGSTIHMTLRLRGG, from the coding sequence ATGATGGAGCTCAACATTAAAGTCCTGAGCGGGGAAACGAAGACCGTGCACGTGAATCCAGGTGCTACAATCGGTCAACTCAAGCATAAAGTCGCCCAAATCTTTAATGCAAGTCCTCTACGGATGAAGCTTTCTGTCACCAATGGGCGAGTGGTGCAGCTGGACAATGACCAGATGACTGTGAACCATTATGGTCTGAGTTCAGGAGCCACCGTGATGCTGCTGATCTCCATGACTCCCGTGCCACTTCAGGTGTTCGTGAAGAATGAGAAGGGGCAGACGAAGACATATGACATTACTGATGAAGAAACCGTCGATCAGTTGAAGAGAAAGGTCCGCCAAAAAGAAGGAACACCAGAGGACCAGCAGCGGCTGATCTTCAATGGTAGACAGCTGGACTCTGGCAGGAAGCTGCAGGATTACGACATTGTTTCTGGAAGCACCATTCATATGACCCTCCGTCTGCGTGGAGGCTGA
- the LOC131343161 gene encoding uncharacterized protein LOC131343161 has protein sequence MELVIKDISGTTQHVNVLPNTTIGELKQNIAPHFGARASCLKLSASGQILDNDQKTVSQYGLSSGSTVMLLISMSPVSFQVFVKNPSEQIKTYDITDEETVDQLMMKIYQIEQTPVDQQRLIYNGQQLQCGRKLQDYDIGPESTIYTTLRLRGGRWVK, from the coding sequence ATGGAGCTCGTCATCAAAGACATAAGTGGAACAACACAGCATGTGAATGTTCTGCCAAATACCACCATCGGTGAACTGAAGCAGAACATTGCCCCTCACTTTGGGGCAAGAGCCTCATGCCTGAAGCTTTCAGCCAGTGGTCAGATTCTGGATAATGACCAGAAGACTGTGAGCCAATACGGTCTGAGTTCAGGATCCACCGTGATGCTGCTGATCTCCATGAGCCCCGTTTCATTTCAGGTGTTTGTGAAGAATCCGAGTGAACAGATAAAGACATACGACATCACTGATGAAGAGACAGTCGATcagttgatgatgaagatctaTCAGATAGAACAAACACCAGTTGACCAGCAGCGGCTAATCTACAACGGTCAACAGCTCCAGTGTGGCAGGAAGCTGCAGGATTACGACATTGGTCCAGAAAGTACCATTTATACGACCCTCCGTCTGCGTGGAGGCCGATGGGTCAAATAA